A region from the Sorex araneus isolate mSorAra2 chromosome 6, mSorAra2.pri, whole genome shotgun sequence genome encodes:
- the FCHSD1 gene encoding F-BAR and double SH3 domains protein 1 → MQPPPRKVKPVQEVKLRFLEQLSILQTRQQKEADLLEDIRSYSKQRAAIEREYGQALQKLAGPFLKREVHRSGEVDTRTVFGAWRCLLDATLAGGLARLQVSDRYRDLAGRSAREQVLRKGVDTLQRAQTEVLQSVRELSRSRKLYGQRERLWAVAQEKAADVHTRLMRSDHGLFHTRSSLQKLSTKLSAQSTQYSRQLREARNEYLLNVEATSAHLDHYYQEELPALLKDLFRELLDRLKDPLTLLSHIELEAAEGALEHARSGGQAISQISWEQELLRFLQEPGAFSRPLPQQFQPAGTDQVCDLELEKSEDGVVVGDSALEKEIQRLTNRAARDYKIRNHGCRVLQRLEQRQQQASEREALGIEQRLQEVKESIRRVRVSQVKGAARLALLQSAGLDVQRWLKPAMTQAQEEVEQERRLSEARLSQRDVSPTAEDAELSDFEECEETGELFEEPPPPTLVTRPLPCSAHVVFGYQAGNEDELSISEGEWLEVIEEGDADEWVKARNRHGQVGFVPERYLNFPDVSLSEVSQDCDYCAEQERPVCLARALYTYKAQSVEELSFPEGAFIRLLPRTHDGVDDGFWRGEFGGRVGVFPSLLVEELLGPTAPPEHSDSEEMLPSPSPPSFSPPAPTSASDGPLAPVLPGDQDLDCPEPLNTMVPRLRPVRPPPPPPAKAPDPGHLDSLT, encoded by the exons ATGCAGCCGCCGCCCAGAAAA GTGAAGCCGGTCCAGGAGGTGAAGCTTCGTTTCCTGGAGCAGTTGAGCATCCTCCAGACCCGGCAGCAGAAGGAGGCCGATCTCTTGGAAGATATCAG ATCCTACAGCAAGCAGAGGGCAGCCATTGAACGGGAGTATGGGCAG GCCCTCCAGAAACTGGCCGGACCATTCCTGAAGAGAGAAGTGCACCGGAGTGGGGAGGTGGACACCAG GACGGTGTTTGGTGCCTGGCGCTGCCTGCTGGATGCCACCCTTGCTGGGGGCCTCGCCCGGCTCCAGGTGTCCGACAGATACCGCGACCTGGCAGGGCGAAGTGCCAGGGAGCAGGTCCTGAGGAAG GGAGTGGACACGCTCCAGAGGGCCCAGACTGAGGTGCTGCAGTCTGTCCGGGAGCTGAGCCGGAGCCGGAAGCTGTATGGGCAGCGGGAACGCCTCTGGGCTGTGGCCCAGGAGAAAGCGGCTGATGTCCACACCAG GCTGATGCGCAGCGACCATGGGCTCTTCCACACACGGTCCAGCCTCCAGAAACTCAGCACCAAG CTGTCAGCCCAATCGACCCAGTACTCCCGGCAGCTGCGAGAGGCCCGCAATGAGTACCTCCTCAACGTGGAGGCCACCAGCGCGCACCTGGACCATTACTACCAGGAGGAGCTGCCGGCCCTGCTCAAG GACCTGTTTAGAGAGCTGTTGGACCGTCTGAAGGACCCCCTGACTTTACTGAGCCACATCGAGCTGGAAGCTGCGGAGGGGGCCCTGGAGCACGCGCGCAGCGGGGGCCAGGCCATCTCTCAG atAAGCTGGGAACAGGAGCTGCTGCGCTTTCTTCAGGAGCCGGGCGCCTTCTCGCGCCCTCTGCCTCAGCAGTTTCAGCCAGCGGGGACGGATCAG GTGTGTGACCTAGAACTAGAAAAGAGCGAAGACGGCGTGGTGGTAGGGGACAGCGCCCTAGAGAAAGAGATCCAGCGCTTGACAAACCGAGCTGCCCGTGACTACAAGATCCGGAACCATGGGTGTCGG GTGCTGCAGCGGTTGGAGCAGAGGCAGCAGCAGGCGTCAGAGCGGGAGGCTCTGGGCATAGAGCAGCGGCTGCAGGAAGTGAAGGAGAGCATCCGGCGGGTGCGG GTGAGCCAGGTGAAGGGGGCAGCCCGGCTGGCCCTGCTGCAGAGTGCCGGCTTGGATGTGCAGCGCTGGCTGAAGCCTGCCATGACCCAGGCCCAGGAAGAGGTGGAGCAAGAGCGGCGACTCAGTGAAGCCCGGCTGTCCCAGAGGGACGTCTCTCCCACG GCTGAGGATGCTGAACTCTCTGACTTTGAGGAGTGTGAGGAGACCGGGGAGCTCTTTGAGGAGCCCCCGCCGCCGACCCTGGTCACCAGGCCTCTTCCCTGCTCTGCACACGTGGTGTTTGGCTATCAG GCAGGGAATGAGGATGAGCTGAGCATCTCGGAGGGCGAGTGGCTGGAGGTGATCGAGGAAGGAGATGCCGATGAGTGGGTCAAG GCTCGGAATCGGCACGGACAGGTGGGCTTTGTCCCCGAGCGCTATCTCAACTTCCCGGACGTCTCCTTGTCCGAGGTCAGCCAGGACTGTGACTACTGCGCAGAGCAAGAGCGCCCAG TGTGCCTGGCCCGCGCCCTGTACACCTACAAGGCACAGAGCGTGGAGGAGCTGAGCTTCCCCGAGGGGGCTTTCATCCGCCTGCTGCCCCGGACCCACGACGGAGTGGACGATGGCTTCTGGAGGGGAGAGTTTGGGGGCCGTGTTGGGGTCTTTCCCTCCCTGCTGGTGGAGGAGCTGCTAGGCCCCACAGCACCACCTGAACACTCAGATTCTGAAGAG atGCTGCCATCCCCTTCTCCTCCCAGCTTCTCCCCACCTGCACCCACCTCTGCCTCAGACGGGCCCCTTGCACCTGTCCTGCCTGGGG ATCAAGATCTGGACTGTCCTGAACCCCTAAACACGATGGTGCCTCGACTCAGGCCG GTGCGtccaccacctcccccaccaGCTAAAGCCCCAGACCCTGGCCACCTGGATTCCCTCACCTGA